A portion of the Falsibacillus albus genome contains these proteins:
- a CDS encoding GNAT family N-acetyltransferase — translation MDYIFVKGYQENEELRTSFNHLAQRTFGINFENWHKNGFWTEKYIPYSLEKDGEIVANVSANLLTLIIDGKEIPAIQIGTVMTAHEHRNKGLSKWLMNKVMEDYEHEVDIIYLFANSSVLDFYPKFGFEPIQETQFFIPCSGETGCQLPLRKLDPENKNDLTFIYDFVSKRVTNSKTFTAARTTELFMFYCIYVFSDNIYYHEEDEVLAIAKQEEEELHIFDLVLKQEKHLHNTLQKLTTSEIKKIVLHFTPMKSADIHYQNKPFVGSEVLFVKHKNKISFPAIFKHPLTSQA, via the coding sequence ATGGACTACATTTTTGTAAAAGGGTACCAAGAAAATGAAGAATTGAGGACAAGCTTTAATCATCTTGCTCAGCGTACATTTGGCATCAATTTTGAAAACTGGCATAAAAACGGTTTTTGGACGGAAAAATACATCCCATATTCGTTGGAAAAGGATGGAGAGATTGTCGCCAATGTTTCTGCAAACCTGCTTACATTAATCATCGATGGAAAGGAAATTCCGGCAATCCAGATCGGCACCGTCATGACAGCGCACGAGCATCGAAATAAAGGATTGTCGAAGTGGTTGATGAACAAAGTCATGGAAGATTATGAACATGAAGTTGATATCATATATCTATTTGCCAACAGCTCCGTACTTGATTTTTATCCTAAATTTGGATTCGAACCAATTCAGGAAACACAATTCTTCATACCTTGTTCAGGCGAAACGGGATGTCAGCTTCCATTAAGAAAACTAGATCCAGAAAACAAAAACGATTTAACCTTTATCTATGATTTTGTTTCCAAGCGTGTAACAAATTCCAAAACATTCACTGCAGCACGGACCACAGAACTATTCATGTTTTATTGTATATACGTATTTTCAGATAATATCTATTATCATGAAGAAGATGAGGTTCTTGCTATCGCCAAACAAGAAGAGGAAGAACTACATATCTTTGATCTCGTTTTGAAACAGGAAAAACATCTTCATAATACACTTCAAAAATTAACAACGAGCGAAATAAAAAAAATCGTGTTGCACTTCACACCGATGAAGTCTGCGGACATTCATTATCAAAACAAACCATTCGTTGGAAGTGAAGTGCTATTTGTTAAACATAAAAATAAAATTTCCTTCCCAGCAATTTTCAAACATCCTTTGACTTCCCAAGCTTAA